A single window of Enterobacteriaceae bacterium ESL0689 DNA harbors:
- a CDS encoding transcriptional regulator gives MKFLRWEKCDFSEYERACRKFDFNAESSPEYIQMALAHGASLKFYAYIKNGITEGAVCTDNGWLAHDHKNPKNSLGWMSLPKYAIYLPFNENIKCILPFKTKSLSLRNKQFYNSSFSLFSKRQVAIAKNINELSSKTKSTRKREVRKFIEQGGEFKNINTVDADFLFENYYRLYAIRRNLTIKPDPLIRSLFCQLHEKSHFFGHIAFFAGEAVGIQLILSTETEKSHFLDFINIGYDISLHQHPIGTMLMWENLCLANDIKKPLTYSYGMMSGQYKKRWCHPVSVGRTLC, from the coding sequence ATGAAATTTTTGAGATGGGAAAAATGTGATTTCAGCGAATATGAACGTGCCTGCCGGAAATTCGATTTCAATGCCGAAAGCTCGCCAGAATATATACAGATGGCGTTAGCTCACGGCGCCAGTCTGAAGTTTTACGCATATATTAAAAATGGGATCACTGAAGGGGCTGTGTGTACCGATAATGGCTGGTTAGCTCATGATCACAAAAACCCGAAAAATAGTCTTGGCTGGATGTCGTTGCCCAAATACGCTATTTACCTGCCATTTAATGAGAACATTAAATGCATACTGCCGTTTAAAACAAAATCACTATCCCTAAGAAATAAACAATTTTATAACAGCTCGTTTTCATTATTTTCAAAAAGACAGGTAGCCATTGCAAAAAATATTAATGAATTATCATCAAAAACAAAATCGACCCGCAAAAGAGAAGTACGGAAATTCATCGAGCAAGGGGGGGAATTTAAAAATATCAACACGGTGGATGCTGATTTTTTGTTTGAAAATTATTACCGCCTTTATGCCATAAGAAGAAATTTAACGATTAAACCCGATCCATTAATTCGATCCCTGTTCTGTCAGTTACACGAAAAATCACATTTCTTTGGTCATATCGCGTTTTTTGCCGGAGAAGCTGTCGGGATCCAGTTAATCTTATCGACAGAAACTGAAAAATCACATTTTTTAGATTTTATTAATATCGGCTACGATATTTCCCTGCACCAACACCCGATAGGTACTATGTTGATGTGGGAAAATTTATGTTTAGCTAACGATATAAAAAAACCACTGACCTATTCCTATGGCATGATGTCGGGTCAATATAAAAAACGATGGTGTCATCCGGTGAGTGTCGGGCGCACCCTCTGCTGA
- a CDS encoding tyrosine-protein phosphatase yields the protein MKRILVSGILLAITSHPLSAQSSERQNDKLTASSAGEENKDPASEYNRLDVTTMAKVVRDKATKNALLIINISESWKLYAGTSPENINEDTPILTGIGKGQFPLNIDNNTRSYFRLVTENGSGIISENHLPMAGGYNFRDLGGIRTKDGHHIKWNKLIRSDELGHLTDSDLSYLASLPLKTVVDFRRPDEIRQLPDRLPLTVKNDISLNIVSANLKPGSNSKEDVRKWMVFINEELVTDKKIQHTYKEFFKLVQDQTQLPLLFHCSAGKDRTGMGAALILYALGVDEETIFQQHMLSNQYLKEKYAPIIKAHPELQPQFEVQEAYFRKAFDRIKKDHGTVENYLTTVLGVNIAEMKQIYLY from the coding sequence ATGAAGAGAATACTGGTTTCAGGAATTTTACTGGCTATCACCTCACATCCGTTATCGGCACAAAGTAGTGAGCGCCAGAATGATAAATTGACAGCTTCCTCTGCTGGCGAAGAAAATAAAGACCCGGCATCAGAGTATAACAGGCTGGATGTCACCACAATGGCTAAGGTTGTCAGAGATAAAGCGACTAAAAATGCGTTGCTTATCATTAATATTAGTGAATCCTGGAAATTATATGCCGGAACATCACCTGAAAATATAAATGAGGATACCCCGATCCTTACTGGTATTGGTAAAGGACAATTTCCACTCAATATAGACAATAATACACGTTCATACTTCAGACTGGTGACGGAGAACGGAAGTGGTATTATCTCGGAAAATCATCTCCCTATGGCGGGTGGATACAATTTTCGTGATTTAGGTGGTATCCGAACGAAAGATGGCCATCATATAAAATGGAATAAACTCATCCGTTCTGATGAATTAGGCCATCTGACAGATAGTGATTTATCCTATCTGGCAAGTTTACCGCTTAAAACCGTGGTCGATTTCAGAAGACCTGATGAAATTCGTCAGTTACCTGACCGCTTACCACTAACGGTAAAAAATGATATATCATTAAATATTGTCTCTGCCAATCTCAAGCCGGGTTCTAATTCAAAGGAGGATGTGCGAAAATGGATGGTTTTTATTAATGAGGAGCTGGTAACCGATAAAAAAATTCAGCATACCTACAAAGAATTTTTTAAACTGGTACAGGATCAGACACAATTACCTCTCTTATTTCATTGTTCTGCAGGAAAAGACAGAACCGGGATGGGCGCCGCTCTGATACTTTATGCATTAGGTGTCGATGAAGAGACGATCTTTCAGCAGCATATGTTATCTAATCAATACCTGAAAGAAAAATACGCCCCCATTATTAAAGCACATCCCGAATTACAACCTCAGTTTGAAGTTCAGGAGGCTTACTTCAGAAAGGCATTTGACAGAATTAAGAAAGATCATGGTACAGTGGAAAATTATTTAACCACGGTTCTCGGTGTGAATATCGCTGAGATGAAACAGATCTATTTATATTAA
- the sodA gene encoding superoxide dismutase [Mn], with translation MSYTLPALPYAYDALEPHFDKQTMEIHHSKHHQAYVNNTNSALESLPQFADLPVEELITRLDQLPADKKTFMRNNAGGHANHSLFWKGLKLGTTLKGELKAAIERDFGSVDNFKAEFEKAAASRFGSGWAWLILKGDKLAVVSTANQDSPLMGEAIAGVSGFPILTLDVWEHAYYLKYQNRRPDYIKAFWSVVNWDEAAARFASKK, from the coding sequence ATGAGCTATACACTTCCTGCCCTGCCATATGCCTATGATGCCCTCGAGCCTCATTTTGATAAACAAACGATGGAAATCCACCATTCGAAACACCATCAGGCTTATGTTAACAATACCAATAGCGCACTGGAGAGTTTACCGCAATTTGCCGACCTGCCTGTAGAAGAGCTGATCACCCGACTGGATCAGCTCCCGGCCGATAAAAAAACCTTTATGCGTAACAATGCCGGAGGGCATGCTAACCATAGTCTGTTCTGGAAGGGCCTGAAACTGGGCACCACCCTGAAGGGCGAACTGAAAGCCGCCATCGAACGTGATTTTGGCTCGGTTGATAATTTTAAGGCTGAGTTTGAAAAAGCAGCGGCTTCGCGTTTTGGTTCCGGCTGGGCGTGGCTGATACTGAAAGGCGATAAACTGGCGGTTGTTTCTACTGCTAATCAGGACTCTCCCCTGATGGGTGAAGCTATCGCGGGTGTTTCTGGCTTCCCGATTCTGACGCTGGACGTGTGGGAACATGCTTACTATCTGAAGTATCAGAACCGTCGTCCGGACTATATTAAAGCGTTCTGGTCTGTGGTTAACTGGGATGAAGCTGCCGCGCGTTTTGCGTCTAAAAAATAA
- the cpxR gene encoding envelope stress response regulator transcription factor CpxR produces the protein MNKILLVDDDRELTALLKELLDLEGFNVLLAHDGEQALALMDESIDLLLLDVMMPKKNGIDTLKELRQTHQTPVIMLTARGSELDRVLGLELGADDYLPKPFNDRELVARIRAILRRSYWSEQQQTTDVGSSTLEVDALSLNPGRQEANFDGQTLELTGTEFTLLYLLAQHLGQVVSREHLSQEVLGKRLTPFDRAIDMHISNLRRKLPERKDGHPWFKTLRGRGYLMVSAS, from the coding sequence ATGAATAAAATCCTGTTAGTTGATGATGACCGGGAACTCACGGCTTTATTAAAAGAGTTACTCGATTTGGAAGGGTTTAATGTGCTGCTGGCGCATGATGGAGAGCAGGCACTGGCCCTTATGGATGAAAGTATTGATTTGCTTTTGCTTGATGTCATGATGCCAAAGAAAAACGGTATCGATACGCTGAAAGAATTACGTCAGACCCACCAGACACCTGTTATTATGTTAACGGCGCGTGGTAGCGAGCTGGATCGGGTGCTCGGTCTTGAATTAGGGGCGGATGATTATTTACCGAAACCCTTTAATGATCGTGAACTGGTGGCGCGTATCCGTGCTATTTTGCGGCGCTCATACTGGAGTGAACAACAACAAACGACCGATGTCGGTTCATCGACGCTGGAGGTTGATGCATTGAGTCTGAATCCGGGTCGCCAGGAGGCTAATTTTGATGGTCAAACGCTGGAACTGACCGGTACGGAGTTCACACTACTCTATCTGCTGGCACAACACCTTGGGCAGGTGGTATCCCGTGAACATCTGAGCCAGGAGGTGCTTGGCAAACGGCTGACGCCTTTTGACCGCGCTATCGATATGCATATTTCTAATCTACGGCGTAAGCTGCCAGAGCGCAAAGATGGTCATCCGTGGTTTAAGACACTACGTGGTCGCGGTTATCTGATGGTCTCAGCTTCATGA
- the cpxA gene encoding envelope stress sensor histidine kinase CpxA translates to MIGSLTARIFAIFWLTLALVLMLVLMLPKLDMRKMTELLESEQRQGIMIEQHVEAELATNPPNDLMWWRRLSHAIEKWAPPGQRLLLVTSEGRIIGAERNEMQIIRNFIGQSDNAEHPQKKSYGRLEMVGPFFVRDGEDSYQLYMIRPASTSQSDFINLLFDRPLLLLMVTMLVSSPLLLWLAWSLAKPARKLKNAADEVAQGNLRQHPELEAGPQEFVATGASFNQMVTALERMMTSQQRLLSDISHEVRTPLTRLQLGVALLRRRSGESNELERIGTEAQRLDSMINDLLVMSRNQASSALMSKTIKASQLWEEVLDNAAFEAEQVGKLFTVAYPPAPWPLYGNANTLESALENIIRNALRYSHNRIEVSFSVDKSGITVNVDDDGPGVSKEDREQIFRPFYRTDEARDRESGGTGLGLAIVEAAIQQHRGWVKADDSPLGGLRLTLWLPLYKRT, encoded by the coding sequence ATGATCGGAAGTTTAACGGCTCGCATATTCGCTATTTTCTGGCTCACTCTGGCACTGGTGCTTATGCTGGTGTTAATGCTGCCTAAGCTGGATATGCGCAAGATGACTGAATTGCTGGAAAGTGAGCAGCGTCAGGGTATCATGATTGAACAACACGTTGAGGCAGAACTCGCTACCAATCCACCCAACGATCTGATGTGGTGGCGTCGTCTGTCGCACGCGATTGAAAAATGGGCCCCCCCCGGGCAACGTTTACTGCTGGTCACCAGTGAAGGGCGTATCATCGGTGCGGAACGCAATGAGATGCAGATTATTCGTAACTTTATCGGTCAATCCGATAATGCCGAACATCCGCAAAAGAAAAGCTATGGTCGTCTGGAAATGGTCGGCCCTTTCTTCGTCAGAGATGGCGAAGACAGCTACCAGCTCTATATGATTCGCCCTGCCAGTACCTCACAATCAGATTTTATCAACTTACTGTTTGATCGCCCGTTATTACTGCTGATGGTCACGATGCTGGTCAGCTCCCCCCTGCTGCTATGGCTTGCATGGAGTCTGGCCAAACCCGCACGTAAGTTGAAAAATGCGGCCGATGAAGTGGCACAGGGGAATCTGCGCCAGCATCCTGAACTGGAAGCTGGTCCCCAGGAATTTGTCGCTACGGGAGCCAGTTTTAACCAGATGGTGACTGCACTGGAACGCATGATGACCAGCCAGCAACGTTTGTTGTCCGATATTTCCCACGAAGTACGCACACCACTTACCCGCTTGCAGCTCGGCGTCGCCTTACTACGCCGCCGCAGTGGTGAGAGTAATGAGCTTGAACGTATCGGCACCGAAGCTCAGCGCCTGGACAGCATGATCAACGATCTGCTGGTGATGTCGCGCAATCAGGCAAGCAGTGCCCTGATGAGTAAAACGATAAAAGCCAGTCAGTTATGGGAGGAAGTGCTGGATAATGCGGCATTCGAAGCGGAGCAGGTAGGGAAGCTTTTCACCGTCGCCTATCCACCCGCCCCCTGGCCACTGTATGGTAATGCCAATACACTGGAGAGTGCGCTGGAAAATATCATCCGCAACGCGCTACGTTACTCGCATAACAGGATTGAGGTCAGCTTCTCGGTCGATAAAAGCGGCATTACCGTCAACGTCGATGATGACGGGCCGGGTGTCAGCAAAGAAGATCGTGAGCAGATATTCCGACCCTTTTATCGTACTGATGAGGCCCGGGATCGGGAGTCCGGCGGTACAGGGCTGGGACTGGCGATTGTCGAAGCGGCAATACAACAGCACCGTGGCTGGGTCAAAGCAGATGACAGTCCGTTAGGCGGTTTGCGGCTGACGCTCTGGCTGCCGTTGTACAAACGTACCTGA
- the yiiM gene encoding 6-hydroxyaminopurine reductase, producing MRYPLNIYIGSVRDYPCGDPSAIEKIQVNGQLTLTPTGLSGDHQAEKGVHGGPDRALCHYPREHYLDWCRQFPQQSDRFCAPAFGENISTTGLTEENVCIGDIFRWGEALIQITQPRSPCFKLNFHLDIKDMSQRMQDSGKTGWLYRVVMGGQVSSDIPLERISCVSDVSVYEAGRIAWYQPFDTEQYQRLLSAAGLSVSWVRTLQKRLLNRKIEDFSPRLWGK from the coding sequence GTGCGTTATCCGTTAAATATCTATATTGGGTCTGTTCGTGACTATCCCTGTGGGGATCCAAGTGCGATCGAAAAAATTCAGGTCAATGGTCAGTTAACACTGACTCCGACGGGATTGTCCGGCGATCACCAGGCGGAAAAGGGGGTTCATGGTGGGCCAGATCGTGCGCTTTGTCATTATCCGCGCGAACACTATCTTGACTGGTGCCGCCAGTTTCCGCAACAGTCGGATCGTTTTTGTGCTCCGGCCTTTGGGGAGAATATCTCCACGACAGGATTGACTGAGGAAAATGTCTGCATTGGTGATATTTTCCGCTGGGGTGAAGCATTGATTCAGATCACCCAGCCACGATCACCCTGTTTTAAGCTCAATTTCCATCTTGATATAAAGGATATGTCGCAGCGAATGCAGGATAGCGGTAAAACTGGCTGGCTTTACCGCGTGGTGATGGGCGGCCAGGTCTCCAGCGATATACCCCTGGAGCGGATATCCTGCGTGAGTGATGTCAGCGTCTATGAAGCTGGCAGAATTGCCTGGTATCAGCCGTTTGATACCGAGCAATATCAGCGTCTGCTATCTGCCGCCGGGCTGTCGGTAAGCTGGGTTCGCACCCTACAGAAGCGACTTCTGAACCGGAAAATCGAGGACTTCTCTCCCCGGTTATGGGGAAAATAA
- the corA gene encoding magnesium/cobalt transporter CorA has protein sequence MLSAFQLEHNRLTRLEAGDIDHLASSIWVDLVAPDDEERYRVQVELGQNLATSLELEDIEASARFFEDENGLHIHSFFFFEDADDHAGNSTVAFTLREGRLFTLREREVTAFRLYRMRVRNQLLVDGNAYELLLDLFETKIEQLADKIESIYSDLEQLSRVIMEGQQGDAFDEALSTLAAQEDIGWKVRLCLMDTQRALNFLVRKARLPAGQLEQAREILRDIESLLPHNESLFQKVNFLMQAAMGFINIEQNRIIKIFSVVSVIFLPPTLVASSYGMNFEFMPELHWRLGYPGAVMLMMLAGLAPYLYFKRKKWL, from the coding sequence ATGCTGAGTGCATTTCAACTGGAACATAACCGTTTAACACGTCTTGAAGCGGGGGATATCGATCATCTTGCGAGCTCGATTTGGGTGGATTTGGTCGCGCCTGATGATGAAGAACGATATCGTGTGCAGGTAGAGTTAGGACAGAACCTGGCAACCAGCCTGGAACTGGAAGATATTGAAGCATCAGCGCGTTTCTTCGAAGATGAAAATGGCTTACATATCCACTCTTTTTTCTTTTTTGAAGACGCGGATGATCATGCGGGAAATTCCACGGTAGCATTTACCCTTCGCGAAGGACGGTTGTTTACCCTGCGTGAGCGCGAAGTGACAGCCTTTCGTCTGTACCGTATGCGTGTACGTAACCAGTTACTGGTTGATGGTAACGCTTATGAACTGTTGCTTGATTTATTTGAAACTAAAATTGAACAGCTGGCGGATAAAATCGAAAGTATCTACAGCGATCTTGAGCAACTTAGTCGCGTGATTATGGAAGGCCAGCAGGGCGATGCGTTTGATGAAGCACTTTCGACGCTTGCTGCACAGGAGGATATTGGCTGGAAAGTCCGTTTGTGTCTGATGGATACCCAGCGTGCGTTAAACTTTCTGGTCCGCAAAGCCCGTTTGCCGGCTGGACAGCTGGAGCAGGCACGGGAGATCCTGCGCGATATCGAATCGCTGTTACCACACAACGAATCGTTGTTCCAGAAAGTCAACTTCCTGATGCAGGCGGCGATGGGATTTATTAATATTGAACAGAACCGCATCATTAAAATTTTCTCGGTTGTTTCAGTGATATTCCTGCCGCCGACGCTGGTGGCTTCCAGCTATGGGATGAACTTCGAATTTATGCCGGAATTACACTGGCGCCTGGGCTATCCGGGGGCCGTCATGCTGATGATGCTCGCTGGTCTGGCACCGTATCTCTACTTTAAACGTAAAAAGTGGTTGTAG
- a CDS encoding SLC13 family permease, protein MLFWLSHPLFLSSLIVTIAILLWATSLLPEFITALLFFAAAMIARIVPAEILFGGFTSSAFWLVFSGFVLGIAIRKTGLADRVACMLSTRLTDSWPLMVASIVLLSYALAFVMPSNMGRITLLMPVVAAMAKRAGIESGTRPWYGLALATGFGTFQLSATILPANVPNLVMSGTAEGAYGIHLNYLPYLFLHTPILGWLKGGILIALICWLFPGHPVAPHQLPPQPPVSQDEKRLAWLLATVLALWVSESWHGIGPAWIGLVAVVITLLPRIGFISGEEFSSGVNIRACIYVAGILGLAMTVTHTGMGNVVGNTLLHIMPLDKASPFTSFLALTAITSAMDFIMTANGVPALYTTFAQSFSDVTGFPLLSVIMIQVLGYSTPLLPYQASPIVVAMALGKVPARAGIVLCLSLAAASYLLLLPLNYLWYQWLEML, encoded by the coding sequence ATGTTATTCTGGCTTTCTCATCCGCTCTTTCTTTCCTCACTGATTGTCACTATTGCTATTCTGCTGTGGGCCACCTCATTACTGCCAGAATTTATTACCGCACTACTTTTTTTCGCTGCCGCGATGATAGCCAGAATTGTGCCCGCAGAGATCCTCTTTGGTGGCTTTACATCATCAGCCTTCTGGCTGGTGTTCAGCGGATTTGTCCTCGGTATTGCCATCCGTAAAACCGGACTGGCTGATCGGGTGGCCTGTATGTTATCGACACGTCTGACTGACTCCTGGCCTTTAATGGTCGCCAGTATCGTCCTTCTCAGTTATGCCCTGGCTTTCGTCATGCCATCAAACATGGGGCGTATTACATTGTTAATGCCGGTTGTCGCGGCAATGGCGAAACGCGCAGGCATCGAAAGCGGAACACGCCCCTGGTATGGACTGGCGCTGGCGACGGGTTTTGGCACCTTTCAGTTATCCGCCACCATTCTGCCCGCTAATGTGCCGAACCTGGTGATGAGTGGCACTGCCGAAGGCGCTTATGGCATTCACCTTAACTATCTGCCCTATTTATTCCTGCACACGCCAATACTCGGCTGGCTAAAGGGGGGAATATTAATTGCCCTCATTTGCTGGCTATTTCCCGGGCATCCCGTTGCCCCTCATCAGTTGCCACCACAACCGCCGGTAAGCCAGGATGAAAAACGGCTGGCGTGGCTGCTGGCTACCGTGCTGGCATTATGGGTCAGTGAGAGCTGGCATGGGATCGGCCCGGCCTGGATCGGACTGGTCGCGGTGGTGATCACGCTGTTACCACGGATAGGGTTTATCAGTGGCGAAGAATTTTCCAGCGGTGTCAATATTCGTGCCTGTATCTATGTTGCCGGGATACTGGGGCTGGCAATGACCGTCACCCATACCGGAATGGGTAACGTGGTGGGGAATACATTGCTCCATATTATGCCGCTGGATAAAGCCAGCCCGTTTACCAGTTTTCTCGCCCTGACCGCTATCACCAGCGCGATGGATTTTATCATGACGGCGAATGGTGTCCCGGCCTTGTACACCACGTTTGCGCAAAGTTTTTCTGATGTGACAGGTTTTCCGTTGTTAAGTGTGATTATGATTCAGGTATTGGGCTATTCGACACCCCTTCTGCCTTATCAGGCATCGCCCATCGTGGTGGCGATGGCATTGGGGAAAGTCCCCGCTCGTGCCGGAATCGTCTTGTGTCTTTCGCTGGCTGCGGCCAGTTATCTACTGCTCTTACCGCTGAATTATTTATGGTATCAGTGGCTGGAGATGCTGTGA
- a CDS encoding nucleoside transporter C-terminal domain-containing protein gives MKYLIGIASILFIFVLAMLLSNNRRAIRYQPLLVMLCCQFLLSGFLLRTEFGNHAIELVSGGFAHLMQYAGSGVSFVFGGLQNHGEITFFLSVLLPIIFISALIGILQHWKILDILIRYIGLALSKINGMGRLESYNAVASAILGQSEVFISVKQQLGQLPAHRLYTLCTSAMSTVSMSIVGAYMSMLEPRYVVTALVLNLFGGFIIASVLNPYQVSPEEDILCAAEEKRQSFFEMLSDYILDGFKVAVIVGAMLIGFIALITMLNAIFTSILGISFQDFLGYIFAPLAFLVGIPWHEAVHAGGLMATKIVSNEFVAMLNLAETKALFCERTIAILSVFMVSFANFSSIGIIVGAIKALNNQQGNVAARFGLKLLYGATLVSFLNATIVGLFF, from the coding sequence ATGAAATATCTCATTGGTATCGCAAGTATTCTGTTTATTTTTGTCCTTGCGATGCTACTTAGTAATAATCGCCGTGCGATTCGCTACCAGCCTTTGCTGGTCATGTTATGCTGCCAGTTTCTGCTCTCCGGATTTTTGCTGAGGACAGAGTTCGGTAACCACGCTATCGAGCTGGTTTCCGGAGGATTCGCCCACTTAATGCAGTATGCCGGATCGGGGGTTAGCTTTGTTTTTGGTGGCCTGCAGAATCATGGCGAAATTACCTTCTTTCTCTCCGTTCTGTTACCTATTATCTTTATCTCGGCACTGATCGGTATTCTGCAACACTGGAAAATACTGGATATCCTGATTCGTTATATTGGTCTTGCACTGAGTAAAATCAACGGAATGGGACGGCTTGAATCCTATAATGCTGTTGCTTCTGCGATACTCGGTCAGTCTGAGGTCTTCATTTCCGTTAAGCAGCAGCTCGGCCAGCTTCCCGCACACCGGCTATACACACTTTGCACCTCTGCCATGTCAACCGTGTCGATGTCTATTGTGGGCGCCTATATGTCGATGCTGGAACCACGTTATGTCGTGACGGCACTGGTTCTTAACTTATTTGGTGGTTTTATTATTGCCTCTGTACTGAATCCGTATCAGGTGAGTCCGGAAGAGGATATCCTCTGCGCCGCAGAAGAGAAGCGTCAGAGCTTTTTCGAAATGTTAAGCGATTATATTCTCGATGGATTCAAGGTTGCGGTTATCGTTGGGGCGATGCTGATCGGTTTTATCGCATTAATTACTATGCTAAACGCTATCTTTACCTCGATTTTAGGTATCTCTTTCCAGGATTTCCTCGGCTATATTTTCGCGCCGCTGGCCTTTCTGGTGGGTATACCGTGGCATGAAGCCGTGCATGCCGGGGGACTGATGGCAACAAAAATTGTCAGTAATGAGTTTGTCGCCATGCTGAATCTGGCAGAGACAAAAGCGTTGTTTTGCGAACGTACTATCGCGATACTGTCTGTGTTTATGGTGTCATTCGCTAACTTCTCTTCTATCGGTATTATTGTTGGCGCAATTAAGGCACTCAATAATCAGCAAGGGAATGTGGCAGCACGTTTTGGATTAAAACTATTATATGGTGCGACGCTGGTCAGTTTCCTGAATGCGACCATTGTCGGTCTGTTTTTCTGA
- the ysgD gene encoding YsgD/CorL family protein, translated as MDTPSRYWLTFLSIRNNR; from the coding sequence TTGGACACACCCAGTAGATACTGGCTCACCTTCCTGTCCATCAGGAATAACCGCTAA
- the cpxP gene encoding cell-envelope stress modulator CpxP, which produces MMCNVITAVIIASMLMLNLSVPVAQASNNWLMGDDRTQCSGQDDIFDGVSLTEHQRQKLRDLMQRVHRTRWHINISEAEAMYRLVTAEDFDEIAVRDQVNKIAQKQIAGQVELAKIRNYMYYQLTPEQQSVLNREHQQCMNRLRKMMTQENSATMLSANDNLMETR; this is translated from the coding sequence ATGATGTGCAATGTTATTACTGCCGTCATCATTGCCTCGATGTTGATGCTCAATCTGTCTGTTCCGGTCGCTCAGGCTAGTAATAACTGGCTTATGGGGGACGACAGAACGCAATGCAGCGGTCAGGATGACATATTCGATGGTGTAAGCTTAACCGAACATCAACGTCAGAAGTTACGCGATTTGATGCAGCGAGTACACCGTACAAGGTGGCATATTAATATCAGCGAAGCAGAGGCTATGTATCGTCTTGTTACCGCAGAAGATTTTGATGAGATAGCGGTACGTGATCAGGTCAATAAGATAGCCCAGAAGCAAATTGCCGGGCAGGTAGAACTGGCGAAGATTCGCAATTATATGTACTACCAGTTAACGCCGGAACAGCAATCTGTTCTCAATAGGGAGCATCAGCAGTGTATGAATCGACTGCGTAAAATGATGACGCAAGAAAATTCCGCCACGATGTTGTCAGCGAACGACAACCTCATGGAAACCAGGTAG